In Xanthomonas campestris pv. phormiicola, the DNA window GTGCTGTGCCACCGCGTCCGTCTGGTGCTCGCCGCAAAGGGCGTGACCTACGATTTCGTGGCGGTGGATCCGCAGAATCCTCCGGAGGACCTGATCGATCTGAATCCCTACCACTCGGTGCCGACCCTGGTGGAGCGCGAGCTGGTGCTGTACGCCGCCTCCGTGGTCAGCGAGTACCTGGACGAGCGCTACCCGCATCCGCCGTTGATGCCCGTCGATCCGCTGTCGCGCGCGCGCCTGCGCCTGGCCATGCTGCGCATCGAGCACGACTGGGTGCCGCAGGTGCAGGCGATCCAGCTCGGCAACAAGGCCCAGGCCGAAGCCGGACGCAAGCGGCTCAAGGAGCTGTTGACCGCGTCGGTGCCGTTGTTCAAGGCCAGCAAGTTCTTCCTCAATCCGGAAATGAGCCTGGCCGATTGCGCGATGGCGCCGATCATCTGGCGCCTGCAGGCGCTGGACATTCCGCTGCCCAAGGACGGCAAGGCGATCGAGGACTACGGCAACCGCATCTTCCGCAATCCCGGTTTCATCCGCAGCCTGACGGATCAGGAAAAGAAGCTGCGCGACCTGCCGGCCTGATGTTCCGGCCGCGCGTGGCGCATCCGGTTTTTCCCGCGTTGCGCCGGCGCCATTGCGTGCCGGCGCGTAGAATTGGCGCATGACCGACGATATTTCCCGCATGACCAGCCATCGCCCGTATCTGTTGCGGGCGCTGGTGGAGTGGATCAACGACAACGGCATGACGCCGCACATCCTGGTCGATGCCGGCCTGCCCCACGTGCAGGTGCCGCCGAGCGCGGTCAAGGACGGCCGGGTGGTGCTCAACATCGCCGAGCGCGCGGTGGTGCGGTTGCAGATCGACAACGACGGGGTCAGCTTCACCGCCCGTTTCGGCGGCGTCAGCTATCCGGTGCAGGTGCCGATGGCCGCGGTGCTGGCGGTGTACGCGCGCGAGACCGGGCAGGGCATGGCGCTGCCGGACGACATCCACGGCGCCACCGAGCCGCCGGGCGACGACACCCCGCCGCCGCGCCCCAGCGGCTCGGACGATGGCGCCGGCGGCAAGCGCCCGCATCTGCGCGTGGTGAAGTAAGGCCAGCGCCGGCTGGCTGCGTTGGCGCGCACCGTGCCGGCACGGTGCGCGCCGCGATCCGTGTCGCGGCCGCAGTCCGCTGCGATCTGCTTCGCATGAGCGCTGCGAAGCTCTCCCTGCGCCCTGTGGAGCGCCATTGCGCGGCCTGGAGCCGTCATGTGCGACCGAATGCGTCGCTGCGCAAACGGTCAGCGCTGCAGTGCCGCTCTCTTTCGCAGTGCTGCGCGCCTTCACCGCATGCCGCGGCGCCTCACTCGGGCGGCGTGCGGCCTTCGTGCAGCGCCGTCACCGTGGCCACCGAAGGGCCGGTGAAGGCGACCAGCTGGTCGCCGAGCAACACCAGGCGGCCGCTGTGGCGATCGACGCCGTCGTAGGAATAGTCGAAGCGGAAGCTGCGCTCGAAGCCGAGCCAGCCGTTGGGCAGGCGCCGCAGGCGCAGCCCGGTGCCGTGCACGCTCTGGTCCAGCCACTGCACGTCGGCGGCCTTGCAGGCATTGCGGCCGAGCGTCTCGGCACGTTCGGCGGCCGCGCGCGAGGCGTTCCAGAACGCGAACACCGCGGCGCCGACAATCATCCATAGGATCAGGCTTGGCATGGGCATCACTGTAGCGAGACGCGGGGTGGAGCGGCAATGCTTGGTTGGGGACTCGGGACTCGGGACTCGGGACTCGGGACTCGAAGCCGGGGCCGGGGCTGGGATTCGAAGGAGCGCCGATTGCGAGCGCGACTCAAGGTCTCTTGTGGGAGCGACTTCAGGGCACCTCTAATAACCCGAAAAAACTCGACTAAAACGCTCGCAAGTCATTGATGCGCATAGTGCCAAATTTTTAGAATCGAGGTTATTAGAGGTGCCCTTCAGTCGCGACGGGCCTCACCGACAAAGCCCGCTGCGACCGATGGATCGAGGCGAGCCGGTACGGATCCTGAAGGCCGCAAGCATTCGACAAAACGCTAGCGTTCCGGCAGCGGTTCGGTCGCTGACGGTTGTGCCCCCGGTGTCGCCGATGCGGCGGACGGTGCGGTCGGTACGGCCGGTGCGGCTGGCGCAGTGCCGGATGCCGGCGGTGGCACCATCGGCGCGGCGGCTGGCGGCGCGGCCGGATCCACGGCGGGAACGACGCCCGGCGTCACCGGCGGCTGCACCTGCGCCTGCGCTTGCAGCTGCAGCAGCGCCGCCCAGTCCTGGCGATTGAAGTCGCACAGCTCCTCGTGGCCGGGCGTGCATTCCAGGCCGGCGCCGTCGTCGCCGACCTGGTCCTGCGCCAGCGGCGCTTCCAGCTGCAGGCGGCCGGCGCGGTCCAGCGGCAGCTTGCGCATGGTCACCGCGTTGAGCACGTTGCCGCCGATCAGGTACAGGGTGTGGTCGCCGCCGACGTTGGCCGCGATCACGATGTCGCAATGCGATTCCCACGGCAGCGCGCCGCCGCGCGCCAGCGCCTCGCGCAGGCCGGCCGCGCCCAGCGGTTGCTTGCGCCCGCGCAGGAAGCACAGCAGGTCGCCCGGCGCGGGCTTGTCCTGCTGCGGGTCGGCATAGCGGTAGGGCAGGCCGTCGGCGCCGGCCTGGTAGGCGGCGCGGATGTAGTCGATGTGCCGCACCGAGGTGTGGAAGCCGCCGACGCCGGCGCGCACCATCACCCAGGACACGAACGCCGCCGACCACGGGTTGTCGACGATGAACGCGCGGCAGTCCGCCTGCCGGTAGCGCGAGCCGTCCAGCTGCTGGCAGCTGGCGGCGCCGTCGCTGCCGCCCATTGCGCCCAGCGTGCCGCTGTCGCGCCAATAGGCGGCCACGCGCTGCCAGGCCTCGATGCCGTGATCGGCGAGATAGCTGCGTTCGGCCTCGGTCACGCGCAGGCCGGCGAGCCGGCCGTCAGTGTCGATGAACGGCCGCCACCACAGCCGGTGCTCGTTGCAGGCGGTGCGCACGATGGCGACGGCGGCGGGCGTCAGGCCGAAGCGCGGCGGCAGGTCGCACACCTCCGCGGCGGCCGCGCGGCCGGCGGGAAACAGGGCGGCGGCACACAACAACGCGAACCAGGGGCGGGGCATCGGCGAACTCGGTGAACAGGGGGATGCGCGCAGCGTCGCAGAGCGGCGCGGCCGCGGCCGTGAAGTCAGTGCGGCGGCGGGCCCAGCTTCAGCGACAGGTCCACGGCCCGCACGTGCTTGGTCAGCGCGCCGATGGAGATGCAGTCCACGCCGTCGGCGGCGATCGCGCGCACGCCGTCCAGGTCGACGCCGCCGGACACTTCCAGCGGGATCGCGCGGTGGAACGGCGCGGCCGCGGCGATCGCCACCGCTTCGCGGCGCTGCGCCGCATCGAAATCGTCGATCAGGATGCGGTCGCAGCCCACCGTCAGGGCTTCGCGCAGTTGCGCCAGCGTCTCCACCTCGACCACCAGCGGCAGGTCCGGCCATTGCGCGCGCGCGGCCTGCACCGCCGCGCTCAGCGAACCGGCGGCGTGGATGTGGTTTTCCTTCAGCATCACCGTGTCGTACAGGCCGAAGCGGTGGTTGCTGCCGCCGCCGCAACGCACCGCGTACTTCTGCGCCAGGCGCAGGCCGGGCAGGGTCTTGCGCGTGTCGAGGATGCGCGCGCCGGTGCCGTTGACCGCGGCCAAGTAGGCGGCGGTGGCGGTCGCGGTCGCGGACAGGGTCTGCAGGAAGTTCAGCGAGGCGCGTTCGGCGCTGACCAGTGCGCGGCTGCGTCCGTGCAGCAGCGCCAGCACGGTGCCGGCGGCCACGCGCTCGCCCTCGGCGATGCGCCAGTCGATCCGCACCTGCGGGTCGAGCGCGCGGTGGCAGGCGTCGAACCAGGGGCGGCCGGCGATCACCGCGTCCTGCTTGCACAGCAAATAGGCGCTGTCGGCGCGATCGGGCAGCAGCGCGGCGGTGACGTCGCCGCTGCCGATGTCCTCGGCCAGCGCGCGCGCCACGTCGGCGTCGATCGCTGCCTGCGCCGGCGGCTGCAGCGGCGCCGCGGCGCCGCTCATTTGCCGGGGAAGTCGGCGAGCTGGGCGGTGCCGATCGCTTCTTCGGCCAACAGCACCGGGATGCCGTCGTCGACGCGGAACAGCTGCTTGCGGTCGCGGGTGATCAGCGCCTCGCGCAGCGCTTGCGCCTGCGGGCTGCCGTCGGCGCGCTGCACGCCGCCGGCGGCGATGGCGCGGTTCAGCGCCTCCAGCCCGCGCGCATCCAGCAGGGCCAGCGGTTGGCGGGTGTCGGGCGAGCACAGCAGGTCGAGCAGTTTGCGATCCATCCGGTCTTCGTCTTGCGTGGAAGACGGCTAGAATACGTCTTTAAGGCAGGGGACGGCCATGACCTCCAAGCAAACCGCGCCGCTCGTCGGCATCGTGATGGGTTCCCGCTCCGACT includes these proteins:
- a CDS encoding glutathione S-transferase N-terminal domain-containing protein codes for the protein MAASVRMRNTLTLFSSTDDVLCHRVRLVLAAKGVTYDFVAVDPQNPPEDLIDLNPYHSVPTLVERELVLYAASVVSEYLDERYPHPPLMPVDPLSRARLRLAMLRIEHDWVPQVQAIQLGNKAQAEAGRKRLKELLTASVPLFKASKFFLNPEMSLADCAMAPIIWRLQALDIPLPKDGKAIEDYGNRIFRNPGFIRSLTDQEKKLRDLPA
- a CDS encoding ClpXP protease specificity-enhancing factor is translated as MTDDISRMTSHRPYLLRALVEWINDNGMTPHILVDAGLPHVQVPPSAVKDGRVVLNIAERAVVRLQIDNDGVSFTARFGGVSYPVQVPMAAVLAVYARETGQGMALPDDIHGATEPPGDDTPPPRPSGSDDGAGGKRPHLRVVK
- a CDS encoding DUF3301 domain-containing protein, translated to MPSLILWMIVGAAVFAFWNASRAAAERAETLGRNACKAADVQWLDQSVHGTGLRLRRLPNGWLGFERSFRFDYSYDGVDRHSGRLVLLGDQLVAFTGPSVATVTALHEGRTPPE
- a CDS encoding DUF2272 domain-containing protein; the protein is MPRPWFALLCAAALFPAGRAAAAEVCDLPPRFGLTPAAVAIVRTACNEHRLWWRPFIDTDGRLAGLRVTEAERSYLADHGIEAWQRVAAYWRDSGTLGAMGGSDGAASCQQLDGSRYRQADCRAFIVDNPWSAAFVSWVMVRAGVGGFHTSVRHIDYIRAAYQAGADGLPYRYADPQQDKPAPGDLLCFLRGRKQPLGAAGLREALARGGALPWESHCDIVIAANVGGDHTLYLIGGNVLNAVTMRKLPLDRAGRLQLEAPLAQDQVGDDGAGLECTPGHEELCDFNRQDWAALLQLQAQAQVQPPVTPGVVPAVDPAAPPAAAPMVPPPASGTAPAAPAVPTAPSAASATPGAQPSATEPLPER
- the nadC gene encoding carboxylating nicotinate-nucleotide diphosphorylase, with protein sequence MSGAAAPLQPPAQAAIDADVARALAEDIGSGDVTAALLPDRADSAYLLCKQDAVIAGRPWFDACHRALDPQVRIDWRIAEGERVAAGTVLALLHGRSRALVSAERASLNFLQTLSATATATAAYLAAVNGTGARILDTRKTLPGLRLAQKYAVRCGGGSNHRFGLYDTVMLKENHIHAAGSLSAAVQAARAQWPDLPLVVEVETLAQLREALTVGCDRILIDDFDAAQRREAVAIAAAAPFHRAIPLEVSGGVDLDGVRAIAADGVDCISIGALTKHVRAVDLSLKLGPPPH
- a CDS encoding Trm112 family protein, which gives rise to MDRKLLDLLCSPDTRQPLALLDARGLEALNRAIAAGGVQRADGSPQAQALREALITRDRKQLFRVDDGIPVLLAEEAIGTAQLADFPGK